The DNA window CAGCACTTGGCAAAAGGCCACCGCCAGCTTCTTCCGCGATGGCGGTAACCAATGGCGTGGGCGTGACCGCCTGCCGGCCACCTGGGAAATTGGTGTGGACGGCACCCGCTTCCAGCTCAGCAGCACGGACTTTGGCCACCTTGGCATCTTCCCGGAGCAGCGGGACCAGTGGAAACGCATCCGCGAATCCTGCGCGGACTATCGCAAAAAACACAGCCGTGCTCCGCGTGTGCTGAACCTCTTTGCCTACTCCGGTGGCAGCACTCTGGCTGCCGCCCATAGTGGAGCGGAGGTCTGCCATGTGGATGCTTCCAAAGGCATGGTGGACTGGGCGCGCAAGAACGCCATGCTGAACAGCCTGGATGACAAACCCATCCGCTGGATCGTGGACGACGTCACCAAATTCCTGGAGCGCGAGCACCGCCGTGAGAAGTTTTATGACCTCATCATCCTGGACCCGCCCAGCTATGGGCGCGGGGCCAAAGGGGAGATCTTCAAGATTGAAAACGACCTGCCACCGCTGCTCTCCCTCATTGGCAAACTGATGTCTGACCAGCCTCTGGGCGTGCTGCTTTCCTGCCACACGCCGGAGCTCACCCCTCTCTCATTGCATCATTTGTTAGTCCAGCAGTTCGGCCAGTCAGGCGGAACTCTGGAGCAGGGGGAGATGCAGCTTCGTGGTGCGGCGGATGTCCTGCCCGTGCCCAGCGGCAGCTTCTGCTGGTGGCTGAAATGACCTGCTCCCATGCCCGTCATCACCTCCAGTTACCAGGCGCCCCGTTTCCTGCGTAACGGTCACGTGCAGACCGTGCTGCCCACCTTCCTGCCACGTGCGCGACCGCCGCAGGCCAGACATGAGCGGCTGGAGCTGGAGGACGGAGATTTCCTGGAACTGCGCTGGTATCAAGCTGGCCACAAACGCCTGGCCATCCTCTCCCATGGTCTGGAAGGCTCCACCGATGCCATCTACATCCGCAGCATGAGCGCCGCCCTGCTGCTGGCAGGATGGAATGTGCTGGCCTGGAATTTTCGCGGCTGCGGCGGCACGGAAAACCGCCTCCCGCGCTCCTATCACAGTGGGGAATCAGGCGACCTGCGCAGCATCATTGGTTACGCCGCCGATGACTATGAGCAGGTGGCCCTCGTCGGTTTTAGCCTGGGCGGAAATATTACCCTCAAATGCCTTGGCGAGCAGGCCGCACATCCGCACATCGTCGCGGCTGCCGCTGTCTCCTCGCCGGTGGACCTGGCCTCCAGCGCCCGCGTTTTGGATGAACTGCCTGGCAACCGCCTTTACCTGAAACGCTTCCTGAATACCCTCATCATCAAGATTGAGGCCAAGGCCCGCCTGTTCCCGGACAGCTTCGATATCCAGGGCATCCGCGCTATTCATACCATCAAGGAATTCGACGACCGTTTCACCGCCCCCATGCATGGCTTTCGCGATGCCGATGACTACTGGGAGCGGGCCAGTTCCCTGCCCCACCTGGGCAAAGTTGAAGTTCCCACGCTGCTGCTGAATGCGCTGAATGATCCCCTGCTGACTACGCCTTCCTTTCCAGAAGAGCTGGCAGCCCAAAGTCCGCATCTGCAC is part of the Prosthecobacter sp. SYSU 5D2 genome and encodes:
- a CDS encoding class I SAM-dependent methyltransferase yields the protein MNPNGYELLDSGNFQKLERFGEVVLSRPCAQAVWRQTLPPSTWQKATASFFRDGGNQWRGRDRLPATWEIGVDGTRFQLSSTDFGHLGIFPEQRDQWKRIRESCADYRKKHSRAPRVLNLFAYSGGSTLAAAHSGAEVCHVDASKGMVDWARKNAMLNSLDDKPIRWIVDDVTKFLEREHRREKFYDLIILDPPSYGRGAKGEIFKIENDLPPLLSLIGKLMSDQPLGVLLSCHTPELTPLSLHHLLVQQFGQSGGTLEQGEMQLRGAADVLPVPSGSFCWWLK
- a CDS encoding alpha/beta fold hydrolase; this translates as MPVITSSYQAPRFLRNGHVQTVLPTFLPRARPPQARHERLELEDGDFLELRWYQAGHKRLAILSHGLEGSTDAIYIRSMSAALLLAGWNVLAWNFRGCGGTENRLPRSYHSGESGDLRSIIGYAADDYEQVALVGFSLGGNITLKCLGEQAAHPHIVAAAAVSSPVDLASSARVLDELPGNRLYLKRFLNTLIIKIEAKARLFPDSFDIQGIRAIHTIKEFDDRFTAPMHGFRDADDYWERASSLPHLGKVEVPTLLLNALNDPLLTTPSFPEELAAQSPHLHLEMPAYGGHVGFLDHRLRGWHERRVVEFIGACAGD